In a genomic window of Phacochoerus africanus isolate WHEZ1 chromosome 6, ROS_Pafr_v1, whole genome shotgun sequence:
- the OXR1 gene encoding oxidation resistance protein 1 isoform X7: MSRFWYGKKGRRHQSINQKYTLITTREDINSKQLAPAKADLESESFRPNLSDPSELLLPDQIEKLTKHLPPRTIGYPWTLVYGTGKHGTSLKTLYRTMTGLDTPVLMVIKDSDGQVFGALASEPFKVSDGFYGTGETFVFTFCPEFEVFKWTGDNMFFIKGDMDSLAFGGGGGEFALWLDGDLYHGRSHSCKTFGNRTLSKKEDFFIQDIEIWAFE; this comes from the exons ATTACTACAAGGGAAGATATAAATTCAAAGCAGCTTGCTCCAGCAAAAGCAGACCTGGAATCTGAATCTTTTCGACCAAACTTAAGTGATCCCAGTGAACTCTTACTGCCAGATCAAATTGAAAAG CTTACCAAGCATCTTCCTCCAAGAACAATTGGCTACCCATGGACTCTTGTTTATGGTACCGGGAAGCATGGCACAAGCTTGAAGACCCTGTATCGAACAATGACAGGTTTAGACACCCCAGTGCTGATGGTGATTAAAGACAGTGATGGGCAG GTTTTTGGTGCATTAGCATCTGAGCCATTTAAAGTAAGTGATGGCTTTTATGGTACTGGAGAGACCTTTGTTTTTACATTCTGTCCAGAATTTGAG gtttttaagtGGACAGGAGATAATATGTTTTTTATCAAGGGAGACATGGATTCACTAGCTTTTGGTGGTGGAGG GGGAGAATTTGCCCTCTGGCTTGATGGAGATCTCTACCATGGAAGAAGCCATTCTTGTAAAACATTCGGGAATCGTACACTTTCTAAGAAGGAAGATTTCTTTATCCAAGACATTGAAATCTGGGCTTTTGAATGA